From a region of the Cervus canadensis isolate Bull #8, Minnesota chromosome 33, ASM1932006v1, whole genome shotgun sequence genome:
- the SOD2 gene encoding superoxide dismutase [Mn], mitochondrial yields MLSRAACSTSRRLVPALGALGSRQKHSLPDLPYDYGALEPHINAQIMQLHHSKHHAAYVNNLNVAEEKYREALEKGDVTAQVALQPALKFNGGGHINHSIFWTNLSPNGGGEPKGELLEAIKRDFGSFAKFKEKLTAVSVGVQGSGWGWLGFNKEQGRLQIAACSNQDPLQGTTGLIPLLGIDVWEHAYYLQYKNVRPDYLKAIWNVINWENVTARYTACSK; encoded by the exons ATGTTGTCTCGGGCGGCGTGCAG CACGAGCAGGAGACTGGTGCCGGCCCTGGGCGCGCTGGGCTCCCGGCAGAAGCACAGCCTCCCCGACCTGCCGTATGACTACGGCGCCCTGGAGCCTCACATCAACGCGCAGATCATGCAGCTGCACCACAGCAAGCACCACGCGGCCTACGTGAACAACCTCAACGTCGCCGAGGAGAAGTACCGGGAGGCGCTGGAGAAGG GTGATGTTACAGCTCAGGTAGCTCTGCAGCCTGCGTTAAAGTTCAACGGTGGGGGCCACATCAATCACAGCATCTTCTGGACAAATCTGAGCCCTAACGGTGGTGGAGAACCCAAAG gGGAATTGCTGGAAGCCATCAAACGTGACTTTGGTTCCTTTGCCAAATTTAAGGAAAAGTTGACTGCTGTATCTGTTGGTGTCCAAGGCTCCGGTTGGGGTTGGCTCGGCTTCAATAAGGAGCAGGGACGCTTGCAGATTGCTGCTTGTTCTAACCAGGATCCCCTGCAAGGAACAACAG GTCTTATCCCCCTGCTGGGGATTGACGTGTGGGAGCATGCTTATTACCTTCAGTATAAAAATGTCAGGCCTGATTATCTGAAGGCCATTTGGAATGTGATCAACTGGGAGAATGTAACTGCAAGGTACACGGCTTGCAGCAAGTAA